A segment of the Triticum aestivum cultivar Chinese Spring unplaced genomic scaffold, IWGSC CS RefSeq v2.1 scaffold235898, whole genome shotgun sequence genome:
AGATGCTACATATGTACATTTTTGTAATTCAACATTCCCCCTCTTGTTGAGCCTAACAGCGAGATCAATGGCCAAGTGCATGTCGAATTTGAAGGCTTCTCTGTGGTGGAAGACGACGAAGATGATTTCTGCTCTTGCATTTCTGATGACCTGCAAGATAATCTTTCTTAGTGAATGCTGCTCAATTGTTTCTATTCGGCGATCATCACTGTACCCTCTGTCAATCGCCTTCAGGTCTTCAGCTCCGATAGCCTCCTGGTACCGATCTCTAACTTCAGCATTTAACCCTTTCTGTAGAGCAGAAGAACATCACAGTTTGTATTATTGGCGAGCAGAACAAAACATGGGTCAAAGCTGGAGCAGGGCATGATCAAATCAACAGTCATGTGGCAACGCAAAACCTACAACCTCAGTCTAAAATTAAGAGGGAGTATTTGTTTGCTGAGCATTTTCGTGCAAATGAACATCAACTTCTGGTATGTTATTTCTCTATGTTGTAAGCATTATACAGTGGTTACACAGTTTAAGTGGTTATACAGTGTGCAAAATGCTGTTATGACAATTATGCATGCGCAACTTTCAGGCATCAATTTATTTATACTGGCTATGTTGCCTGAATCTCGCAATTAGTGCTGCAGTCATTGCCAGTTCGGCTCAGAGAATTGGTGCCGGTGCTACTGTTGAAGATCGGAGCAGAAAATCGGTGCCTTGCTGATTTGACGTGCTATGTATATATATGGATCACAATGAGATACCTAACTGGCACAACGCTCGCTCGGTGACTATCAAAGTGGCAGGGGAC
Coding sequences within it:
- the LOC123178675 gene encoding uncharacterized protein isoform X1, which codes for MLLNCFYSAIITVPSVNRLQVFSSDSLLNKTWVKAGAGHDQINSHVATQNLQPQSKIKREYLFAEHFRANEHQLLASIYLYWLCCLNLAISAAVIASSAQRIGAGATVEDRSRKSVPC
- the LOC123178675 gene encoding uncharacterized protein isoform X2 → MAKCMSNLKASLWWKTTKMISALAFLMTCKIIFLSECCSIVSIRRSSLRTSQFVLLASRTKHGSKLEQGMIKSTVMWQRKTYNLSLKLRGSICLLSIFVQMNINFWHQFIYTGYVA